A stretch of the Methylacidiphilum caldifontis genome encodes the following:
- a CDS encoding DUF4412 domain-containing protein, which yields MQFLKISNKKRIYWVGCSLLILNFLCCSYLVGGIPFKDDTQFSTIQVIHAANSPPLKQKVYVDNQKMRMELEGREQQNTIIYRSDLGILYMILPQKKLCFIMPYSEALKNKDPISSNALKNLSLEGTETLEGVLCDKYEVTGPFGKAYLWINKEKEIPVRLSSQDGKNVVDWIDYQKGPQSPQLFEPPKDYQLIDMSKNIPKKSSPPPQ from the coding sequence ATGCAATTTCTTAAAATTTCTAATAAAAAAAGAATATATTGGGTAGGCTGTTCTCTGCTTATCCTCAATTTTCTTTGTTGTAGTTATCTTGTTGGAGGCATTCCCTTCAAAGACGATACCCAGTTTAGTACTATCCAGGTCATTCATGCTGCAAATTCCCCTCCCCTTAAACAAAAAGTCTACGTTGATAACCAAAAAATGAGAATGGAATTAGAGGGAAGAGAACAGCAAAATACCATCATTTATCGATCTGATCTAGGCATTTTGTACATGATTCTACCTCAGAAGAAACTCTGTTTTATCATGCCTTATTCCGAGGCTTTGAAAAACAAGGATCCCATCTCTTCTAATGCCCTCAAAAACCTTAGCTTGGAAGGAACAGAAACTCTCGAAGGAGTTCTATGTGATAAATACGAAGTCACAGGTCCTTTCGGCAAAGCTTACCTGTGGATTAACAAGGAAAAAGAAATCCCTGTGCGGCTAAGCAGTCAGGATGGGAAAAATGTTGTCGATTGGATTGATTACCAAAAAGGTCCTCAGTCCCCGCAGCTTTTTGAACCTCCCAAAGACTACCAACTCATCGACATGTCTAAAAACATCCCCAAGAAATCTTCTCCACCCCCTCAGTAA
- the thpR gene encoding RNA 2',3'-cyclic phosphodiesterase — protein MDFSTDLKKEEKKERLFFAFWPDNHLQLLLSQLVDKLFPKIKARAIPQDFLHVTVLFLGWTRPSIIEEIKAELPFWLKPEGFPLSLEFNKAVLKKRGKEGIIWFEAPLVPSPIEELLQVLTHFLTQKNVSFQAYDQFIPHITIFRHVSYKSIPESLAKQKMDLPSPFELTVDTLYLVQSELRPEGSSYKKIWACKLSSNKS, from the coding sequence ATGGATTTTTCAACGGATTTAAAAAAAGAAGAAAAAAAAGAAAGACTTTTCTTTGCCTTTTGGCCCGATAATCATTTGCAATTACTTCTTAGCCAATTGGTTGATAAATTATTCCCAAAAATCAAGGCTCGGGCTATTCCCCAAGACTTTCTCCATGTTACCGTTCTTTTTCTTGGATGGACACGGCCAAGCATCATTGAAGAAATTAAAGCTGAACTTCCATTTTGGTTAAAACCTGAAGGATTTCCTCTTTCCTTAGAGTTCAACAAAGCGGTTTTAAAAAAGAGAGGCAAAGAAGGTATTATCTGGTTTGAAGCTCCTTTGGTTCCCTCTCCAATAGAGGAACTGCTTCAAGTTTTAACTCATTTTTTAACCCAAAAAAACGTCTCTTTCCAGGCTTATGACCAATTCATTCCCCATATCACAATATTTCGCCATGTTTCCTACAAAAGTATTCCTGAAAGCCTAGCAAAACAAAAAATGGATCTTCCTTCCCCGTTTGAACTCACCGTTGACACTTTATACCTGGTTCAGTCTGAACTCAGGCCGGAAGGAAGCAGTTACAAGAAAATCTGGGCTTGCAAACTCTCCTCAAACAAAAGCTAA
- a CDS encoding ExbD/TolR family protein has protein sequence MQVVSPRKKRPRLEIIPFIDVMFFLLATFMMVSLAMIKNEGQTVDLPFAKSSTAVERKEKETTVTITDKGDIYLNKDKVSIESLPAKIVELKQLDSDPRVFLNGDCKASFEKVTAVLDIIRKNGVTKIAIQTTKEPKGQAKQ, from the coding sequence ATGCAAGTTGTTTCTCCTAGAAAAAAAAGACCGAGATTAGAAATCATTCCTTTCATTGATGTGATGTTCTTTCTGCTTGCCACTTTTATGATGGTTTCATTGGCCATGATTAAAAATGAAGGGCAGACGGTTGATTTGCCTTTTGCGAAAAGTAGCACTGCTGTTGAAAGAAAGGAAAAAGAAACCACTGTAACGATCACGGACAAAGGGGATATCTATCTTAACAAAGACAAGGTTTCTATAGAGTCGTTACCTGCAAAAATCGTTGAATTAAAGCAGCTGGATTCCGATCCGAGGGTTTTCCTCAATGGTGATTGTAAGGCTTCTTTTGAAAAGGTCACCGCTGTTTTGGATATCATTCGAAAAAACGGGGTGACCAAGATCGCAATTCAAACGACAAAAGAACCGAAAGGGCAAGCTAAACAATAA
- a CDS encoding inositol monophosphatase family protein has translation MPTDFLATAIESALEAGDFLRRHFGTDIKIEEKFSYDIKIELDKLAQEKITQSILRDYPGHQIIGEEGISGAKESEVCWIVDPLDGTVNFTYGIPHFCISIAVQQSGKTVAGVVYDPIREELFTVSDPGLPKLNGRVIKSSPRSFLSDAVGVIGFSRTKETISKATELFFDLVPKVRKIRFTGSAALDLAYVACGRLDFYIEQQIQIWDIAAGSLLVEKAGGKIITKTIVKGKTFGLKATNGVLNLDFVTFD, from the coding sequence ATGCCTACTGATTTTCTTGCTACAGCTATAGAATCCGCTCTTGAAGCTGGGGATTTTTTACGCCGTCATTTTGGAACGGACATAAAAATAGAGGAAAAATTTTCTTATGATATCAAAATTGAATTGGATAAGCTTGCCCAGGAAAAGATCACCCAATCAATCCTTAGGGACTATCCTGGGCATCAAATCATAGGGGAAGAAGGAATATCTGGCGCCAAAGAATCAGAAGTATGTTGGATTGTCGATCCTCTTGATGGAACGGTCAATTTCACCTATGGAATCCCTCATTTTTGTATTTCAATCGCTGTCCAACAATCCGGGAAAACTGTTGCTGGAGTTGTTTACGACCCCATCAGAGAAGAACTTTTCACGGTGAGTGACCCTGGCCTTCCAAAACTTAACGGCAGAGTGATTAAATCGAGTCCAAGGTCCTTCCTTTCGGATGCTGTGGGAGTCATCGGGTTTTCCAGAACAAAGGAGACAATCAGCAAAGCCACAGAGCTTTTTTTCGATCTCGTTCCTAAAGTGAGAAAAATCCGCTTTACAGGCTCCGCTGCTCTCGATCTTGCCTATGTAGCTTGTGGTAGGCTTGATTTTTATATCGAACAACAAATCCAGATTTGGGATATAGCTGCAGGATCCCTGCTCGTCGAAAAAGCGGGAGGCAAGATAATAACTAAAACCATTGTTAAAGGAAAGACTTTTGGTCTCAAAGCTACAAACGGAGTATTGAATCTTGATTTCGTCACCTTTGATTGA
- a CDS encoding methyltransferase domain-containing protein, which yields MNTDLLMEKEFSNQYLEPLKNVTENKGKLIDNSLYYSTITSMDTEPQSLTLDNPLYWELKYQAGQTGWDKGAPSPALVEALQILPNPQRVLVPGCGAGHDVRYLASLKIEAVGIDFAPSAIEKAKKLSQSPLENYVLADIFSLPKEFYSSFDWIWEHTCFCAIPPEKRTDYVLSMKNALKEKGFFLGIFFLDTGEPGEPPPYCFELSEIDHHFDPYFQLEAEWLPFSCYEGREGEEIVRLYQKRSP from the coding sequence GTGAATACGGATCTGTTGATGGAAAAAGAATTTTCGAATCAATATTTAGAGCCCTTGAAGAACGTAACGGAAAATAAGGGTAAACTGATTGACAATTCTCTTTATTATTCAACTATTACATCAATGGATACTGAACCCCAATCGCTTACTTTAGATAATCCCCTTTATTGGGAGTTGAAATACCAAGCCGGGCAAACGGGATGGGATAAAGGAGCTCCTTCTCCTGCATTGGTAGAAGCATTACAAATCCTACCGAATCCCCAAAGGGTCCTTGTTCCGGGATGTGGAGCTGGCCACGACGTCCGGTATTTGGCTAGTTTAAAAATAGAGGCAGTCGGCATCGATTTTGCTCCATCCGCTATCGAAAAAGCAAAAAAATTGTCCCAATCTCCCTTGGAAAACTACGTTCTTGCCGATATCTTTTCACTCCCTAAAGAGTTTTATTCTTCTTTTGATTGGATTTGGGAACATACCTGTTTCTGCGCAATCCCACCTGAAAAAAGAACTGATTACGTGCTTTCTATGAAAAATGCTCTTAAAGAAAAGGGCTTTTTCTTAGGTATCTTTTTTCTTGATACGGGTGAACCTGGAGAACCTCCCCCTTATTGTTTTGAACTCAGTGAAATTGACCATCATTTTGATCCTTACTTTCAACTCGAAGCAGAATGGTTGCCTTTCTCCTGTTATGAGGGAAGAGAAGGGGAAGAAATCGTACGGTTATACCAAAAAAGATCACCATAA
- the purS gene encoding phosphoribosylformylglycinamidine synthase subunit PurS has translation MIRAKLLILPKTGVFDPQGEALRNALIQLGLNETQSVRVGKDIVIEFKDAEEEKLKEKVEEVAKNFLSNPVIEQYEIEWEKEQK, from the coding sequence ATGATTAGAGCTAAACTCCTTATTCTTCCCAAAACCGGCGTATTTGACCCTCAAGGGGAAGCACTCCGCAATGCCCTTATTCAACTAGGTCTTAACGAAACCCAATCCGTAAGGGTAGGTAAAGACATTGTCATCGAATTTAAAGATGCAGAGGAAGAAAAATTAAAAGAAAAAGTTGAAGAAGTAGCCAAGAATTTCTTATCCAATCCCGTCATTGAACAGTATGAAATCGAGTGGGAAAAGGAACAAAAATGA
- the purB gene encoding adenylosuccinate lyase produces the protein MLRIWSEKKKIEWWIKIELLVLEALVAFGRLPKAEIADIQKNIAVSVEEIKKREELLQHEILAFLEPLADRLGPAGRFIHFGLTSSDILDTTFALQLKEASKLLLEDIENLLELIEQKAIQYAFTPMIGRTHGVFAEPTTYGLKLLQMREEFKRAYSRLSSAQEEISYGMISGAVGTYAHLDPQVESFVLEKLGLKTEPISSQVIPRDRHAFLLNCLALIGSSIERWATEFRHLQRSEVLEVEEPFKTTQKGSSAMPHKKNPIICERLCGLARLLRGYALAAMEDVPLWHERDISHSSVERVAFPDATILLDYMLLLLSEVVKNQKVYPERMMNNLSASRQLFASEGIMLALVQKGISRKEAYEAVQQAAMNCWKGDNLLSFYAKSHPLISSLLKPQEIDSLCSIESYLKNVPFLFARCGLKLHSHPINP, from the coding sequence ATGCTCCGAATTTGGAGTGAAAAGAAAAAGATAGAATGGTGGATAAAAATTGAGCTACTTGTGCTTGAAGCACTTGTAGCTTTTGGGCGTTTGCCCAAAGCAGAAATTGCAGATATTCAAAAAAACATAGCGGTTTCTGTTGAGGAAATAAAAAAAAGAGAGGAACTCCTTCAACATGAAATTTTAGCCTTTCTTGAACCCCTTGCAGACCGTCTTGGACCAGCAGGTAGATTCATTCATTTTGGATTAACTTCTTCAGATATCCTTGATACCACATTTGCCCTCCAACTTAAGGAAGCCTCCAAGCTACTTCTTGAGGATATTGAAAATCTTCTTGAGCTGATTGAACAAAAAGCGATCCAGTATGCCTTTACACCAATGATTGGCAGAACCCATGGTGTTTTTGCTGAACCAACGACTTATGGCTTAAAACTTCTCCAGATGCGAGAAGAATTTAAAAGAGCTTATAGCCGACTTTCTTCTGCTCAAGAAGAAATATCCTACGGAATGATTTCAGGTGCAGTGGGCACTTATGCTCATCTCGACCCTCAAGTTGAAAGTTTTGTCTTAGAAAAACTTGGATTAAAAACTGAACCTATTTCTTCTCAAGTTATCCCTAGGGATCGACACGCCTTTCTGCTTAATTGTCTTGCTCTTATAGGCAGCTCAATCGAGAGGTGGGCAACCGAGTTCCGTCACCTGCAAAGATCAGAAGTGCTTGAAGTCGAAGAACCTTTCAAGACCACCCAAAAAGGAAGCAGTGCCATGCCGCACAAGAAAAATCCGATCATTTGCGAAAGGCTTTGCGGACTAGCCCGACTTTTGCGCGGTTATGCTCTTGCTGCCATGGAGGATGTTCCCTTATGGCATGAAAGGGATATCAGCCACTCCTCCGTGGAAAGAGTAGCTTTCCCAGACGCTACAATCCTTTTGGATTACATGCTTTTGTTGCTTTCTGAGGTTGTCAAAAATCAAAAAGTATATCCAGAACGGATGATGAACAATCTCTCTGCAAGCAGACAACTTTTTGCCTCTGAAGGAATCATGTTAGCCCTTGTTCAAAAAGGAATAAGTAGAAAGGAAGCTTACGAGGCTGTACAACAAGCAGCAATGAACTGCTGGAAAGGAGATAATCTTTTGAGTTTTTATGCCAAATCCCATCCGCTCATTTCCAGTTTGCTCAAGCCTCAGGAGATCGATTCTCTTTGTTCTATAGAATCTTACTTAAAAAATGTACCTTTTTTGTTCGCGCGATGTGGCTTAAAACTCCACTCACATCCCATTAACCCTTAA
- a CDS encoding Y-family DNA polymerase, which translates to MKKIFCLVDCDNFYVSCERLFNPALEGKPVVVLSNNDGCIVSRSQEAKALGIPMGAPFFQWEAFFKKHGVIALSSNYPLYGDISSRVMQVLEESAPFVEIYSIDEAWIDLSNCPSPEDFARKLREKIGRWTGIPVTLGIGPTKTLAKAASKIAKKNSSLKGVNLLFDEEETARVLSSLEIEDVWGIGKKLATKLKDLGIHKAIDLKNADPFKIRKTFSVMLERTVWELRGISCFGFEENIDPPKQILSSQTFGQPLSRLDDLRAATANFVKEAGKKLRRFGLATRRMAVFIRHGSFPGCMESASFCFMEPVEDLMNLLETADNLLQALYKPRRTYTKSGVVLFDLLPRENHQASFWPREGEKEKKYYTLSHLLDELPKPLLRVGTELFGENWRLRAQRKSPSYTSKWKELPVVKA; encoded by the coding sequence ATGAAGAAAATATTTTGTCTGGTTGATTGCGACAATTTTTACGTCTCCTGCGAACGGCTATTTAACCCTGCATTAGAAGGTAAACCCGTGGTTGTCCTTTCAAACAACGACGGTTGCATCGTTTCTAGATCTCAAGAAGCAAAGGCTCTTGGCATTCCCATGGGAGCTCCTTTCTTTCAGTGGGAAGCATTTTTCAAAAAACATGGAGTCATTGCCCTTTCAAGCAATTATCCCCTTTACGGGGATATAAGTAGTAGGGTTATGCAAGTCCTCGAAGAGTCCGCTCCTTTCGTAGAAATTTATAGTATTGATGAAGCCTGGATCGACTTAAGCAACTGCCCATCTCCAGAAGATTTTGCAAGGAAGCTGAGAGAAAAAATCGGGAGATGGACGGGTATTCCTGTTACCTTAGGCATTGGTCCGACAAAAACGTTGGCCAAGGCCGCTTCAAAAATTGCCAAAAAAAACAGCAGCCTTAAAGGAGTCAATCTTCTTTTTGACGAAGAAGAAACGGCTAGAGTTTTAAGCAGCCTTGAAATAGAAGATGTCTGGGGAATAGGCAAAAAGCTTGCTACAAAGTTAAAAGATCTAGGAATTCACAAAGCTATTGATCTAAAAAATGCTGATCCTTTCAAGATTCGAAAAACTTTTTCTGTGATGCTCGAGCGGACGGTATGGGAATTACGAGGAATAAGCTGCTTTGGTTTTGAAGAAAACATTGATCCTCCAAAGCAGATACTTTCCTCGCAGACCTTTGGACAACCTCTTTCCAGATTGGACGACTTAAGAGCAGCAACAGCCAATTTTGTGAAAGAAGCAGGGAAAAAACTCAGGCGATTTGGCCTTGCAACGCGCCGTATGGCCGTTTTCATAAGACATGGATCATTTCCTGGATGTATGGAGTCGGCAAGTTTCTGCTTTATGGAACCGGTAGAAGACCTGATGAATCTGTTGGAAACAGCCGATAACCTTCTTCAAGCTCTTTACAAGCCTAGAAGAACATATACAAAATCTGGAGTAGTGCTGTTTGACCTTCTCCCCCGGGAAAATCATCAGGCTTCTTTCTGGCCTAGGGAAGGAGAAAAAGAAAAGAAATACTATACTCTTTCCCATCTCCTCGATGAGTTACCCAAGCCCCTGCTCCGGGTAGGCACGGAATTATTTGGTGAAAACTGGAGGCTGCGCGCCCAAAGAAAATCTCCAAGTTATACAAGCAAGTGGAAAGAACTTCCCGTAGTCAAGGCGTAA
- a CDS encoding ArnT family glycosyltransferase, with protein sequence MLKRITPLAQTKSFYQVFAFGLIFMAFFFHLLYAPTFDLVPDEAYYWLWSKHPSLAYATKGPLVAWAISVGSFFFGDTLLGVRIMSILFGLGSAVLIYLLAKKLFEPQTAFLAVLLAAACPLFSIGSVLMTIDSPSLFFWLLAALLFVYAFSENKRRYWIASGISVGLGFLAKYVNGFEILSFSLFLALQSTTRTLLWSKNYLYFIFFFLLLSLPIWIWNFNHGWVTVYHLLHRGGLTSSSVGFHAEELLKFFQEQILSYSPFLFVGVLLAVSLTLLVPVFRTSGTLYCVSLFLPVFLFYFLLSFHQAAKGNWTVTAISGGLILLAYLSSSLWSLPWVKIFVLGGLLLSFLQTALLHGESLSFLGIKPEKDPLLRPRGWQSVAVQLEVIQNKFHPDFFIANDYALASALSFLHRNSSFFLPTDLRSQTQFDYWDGYKIKPHCQAVYISNDQTAFIPECLKKEFVKIEPAGGFWREYKGKKIEYYRLWLLSASAEK encoded by the coding sequence ATGCTTAAAAGGATAACCCCTTTAGCCCAAACAAAGTCCTTTTACCAAGTATTCGCTTTTGGACTCATCTTCATGGCGTTTTTTTTCCATCTCCTCTATGCACCTACTTTTGATCTCGTCCCTGATGAAGCCTACTACTGGCTCTGGTCAAAGCATCCTTCCCTTGCTTATGCTACAAAAGGCCCTTTGGTCGCCTGGGCCATTTCCGTTGGATCCTTCTTTTTTGGAGACACCCTATTAGGGGTAAGAATCATGTCTATTCTTTTCGGGCTGGGTAGTGCTGTCCTTATTTATTTGCTTGCCAAGAAATTATTTGAACCCCAAACTGCATTCTTAGCTGTCCTACTTGCCGCAGCTTGTCCTTTATTTTCCATCGGCTCTGTACTCATGACTATCGACTCTCCTTCCCTTTTTTTTTGGCTTCTAGCCGCTTTGCTCTTTGTTTATGCCTTTTCAGAAAACAAACGAAGGTACTGGATAGCTTCAGGAATAAGTGTGGGTTTGGGATTTCTAGCTAAATACGTAAACGGCTTTGAAATCCTTAGTTTTAGCCTTTTCCTAGCTCTCCAGTCCACCACAAGAACTCTTTTGTGGTCAAAAAATTATCTCTATTTTATTTTTTTCTTTTTACTCCTTTCCTTACCCATATGGATCTGGAACTTTAACCATGGATGGGTTACCGTCTATCATCTCCTTCACCGTGGAGGATTAACCTCCTCTTCTGTTGGGTTCCATGCCGAAGAGCTTTTAAAATTCTTTCAAGAACAAATTTTAAGTTACTCCCCTTTTCTATTTGTCGGAGTTCTTCTTGCAGTGTCTTTGACACTGCTTGTTCCTGTATTCCGTACTTCTGGAACCCTTTACTGCGTATCATTATTTTTACCCGTTTTTCTTTTTTACTTTCTCCTTAGCTTTCATCAGGCAGCAAAAGGGAACTGGACTGTCACTGCGATATCTGGGGGACTCATTCTTCTAGCCTATCTCAGTTCAAGTCTCTGGTCTCTGCCTTGGGTAAAAATATTTGTTCTGGGTGGGCTACTGCTCAGTTTCCTGCAAACCGCCCTACTGCATGGAGAAAGCCTTTCTTTCTTGGGAATAAAACCCGAAAAAGATCCTCTATTACGGCCTAGGGGATGGCAAAGTGTGGCCGTTCAATTGGAGGTCATCCAGAACAAATTCCATCCCGATTTTTTCATCGCAAACGATTATGCCTTGGCTAGTGCCCTAAGTTTCTTACACAGAAATTCATCCTTTTTTTTACCAACCGATCTTCGTTCCCAGACGCAGTTTGATTACTGGGACGGTTACAAAATAAAGCCCCATTGCCAGGCTGTTTACATTTCTAATGATCAAACGGCTTTTATCCCTGAATGTCTTAAAAAAGAATTTGTAAAAATTGAACCTGCTGGAGGATTTTGGAGGGAATACAAAGGGAAAAAAATAGAATATTACAGGCTTTGGCTTCTCTCCGCCTCTGCTGAAAAATAA
- a CDS encoding NUDIX domain-containing protein: protein MQNIGLRPSTPRYAVTTDSVVLGFNPKELKVVLIQRKNPPFQGMWALPGGFVEENEDLEEGAIRELEEETGIKLERMIQIGAFGKPGRDPRGRVISVAYLAVKPLEELKPVAGDDAKETGFFSLNKLPSLAFDHDSLIVEGCKKLLLLCDLKEEQHISFLKENSAASDLKKMLKEFLEKGV from the coding sequence ATGCAAAACATTGGACTGCGTCCCTCAACTCCACGATATGCTGTTACGACGGATAGCGTTGTTCTTGGTTTCAACCCCAAAGAATTAAAGGTAGTTCTAATACAGAGGAAAAATCCTCCTTTTCAAGGAATGTGGGCGTTACCGGGTGGTTTTGTGGAAGAAAATGAAGATCTTGAAGAGGGAGCCATTCGTGAACTTGAAGAAGAAACAGGCATAAAGCTGGAAAGAATGATCCAGATTGGGGCTTTTGGGAAACCAGGTAGGGATCCTCGCGGCAGGGTAATAAGCGTTGCTTACCTTGCGGTAAAACCTCTTGAAGAACTTAAGCCGGTAGCTGGGGACGATGCTAAGGAAACGGGGTTTTTCTCCTTAAATAAATTGCCTTCTTTGGCATTTGATCACGACAGCCTTATTGTTGAGGGTTGTAAAAAGCTTTTACTTCTATGTGACCTAAAAGAAGAACAACATATTTCTTTTTTAAAAGAAAATTCGGCTGCATCAGATCTTAAAAAGATGCTCAAGGAATTTCTTGAAAAGGGAGTTTAA
- a CDS encoding MotA/TolQ/ExbB proton channel family protein: protein MWPILALSVVTLAVIFERLLFLFEISRTRKRKLVTQFLELVGQSRYDEALAISEKSKDYVLKVLGEGLKHREGSLEDALLEAASSQLERFNKGLVVLDTAVTLGPLLGLLGTVTGMMHAFSIVGSGEIAGKQAAITGGVAESLIAVSFGLAVAIVAIIPLNFFNARMDRARRRIEEASTRLVLLLKGEKEEEIVARGPINNTHYMEGNSKASSSPSIYS from the coding sequence ATGTGGCCAATTTTGGCCCTTTCGGTGGTAACATTGGCTGTTATTTTTGAAAGACTTCTTTTCCTTTTCGAAATTAGCCGCACCCGGAAAAGAAAGCTTGTGACACAATTTCTTGAACTGGTTGGGCAATCAAGATACGATGAAGCTTTAGCGATTTCTGAGAAGAGTAAAGATTATGTTCTAAAGGTACTTGGAGAAGGGCTTAAGCACAGGGAAGGATCCCTTGAAGATGCCTTGTTGGAAGCTGCGAGTAGCCAGTTGGAAAGATTTAACAAGGGATTGGTGGTCTTGGATACGGCTGTAACTCTTGGTCCTCTTTTGGGTCTCCTTGGAACAGTAACAGGCATGATGCATGCTTTTAGTATTGTAGGCTCAGGAGAGATAGCCGGAAAACAGGCCGCTATAACGGGGGGAGTGGCTGAATCATTAATCGCCGTCAGTTTTGGTTTGGCTGTAGCTATTGTAGCGATTATTCCTTTAAATTTTTTTAACGCACGGATGGATAGAGCCCGTCGAAGGATAGAGGAAGCGTCTACACGACTTGTTCTGCTTTTGAAGGGGGAGAAGGAAGAAGAAATAGTTGCGCGTGGCCCTATAAACAATACTCATTATATGGAAGGCAACTCCAAAGCTTCGTCAAGCCCTTCTATATACTCTTAA
- the purQ gene encoding phosphoribosylformylglycinamidine synthase subunit PurQ → MNWAIVDFPGSNCGPDCLYVIEKVLKHKATILWHTQKRIPPVDALILPGGFSYGDYLRSGAIAALSPIMGAVKEAAEIGIPIIGICNGFQILCESRLLPGALITNRSLRFICERIHLRVETTDSLFTSLFYPGEIIQIPIAHGQGCFYADPSTLHKMESEGLILFRYCDQNGNVNEESNPNGSARNIAGVINTKGNVLGLMPHPERASESEYGSVDGKRIFESIFRALEERNGK, encoded by the coding sequence ATGAATTGGGCTATTGTTGATTTTCCTGGCTCTAATTGCGGTCCTGACTGTCTCTATGTCATTGAAAAGGTTTTAAAGCATAAGGCAACAATCCTTTGGCATACGCAAAAAAGAATACCACCCGTGGATGCTCTTATCTTACCGGGAGGGTTTTCTTATGGGGATTATTTAAGAAGTGGAGCCATCGCTGCCCTTTCCCCTATTATGGGAGCTGTTAAAGAAGCAGCAGAGATAGGTATTCCCATTATAGGCATATGCAATGGATTTCAAATTCTTTGTGAATCCAGGTTGCTTCCTGGAGCCTTGATCACTAACCGCTCTCTTCGATTCATTTGTGAGCGTATTCATCTTCGGGTGGAAACAACCGACTCTTTGTTTACTTCCCTGTTTTATCCTGGCGAAATCATTCAAATCCCGATTGCCCATGGACAAGGCTGTTTTTATGCTGACCCCTCTACCCTGCACAAAATGGAATCCGAAGGGTTAATCCTTTTTCGCTATTGTGACCAAAACGGCAATGTCAATGAAGAATCCAACCCAAACGGGTCAGCTAGAAACATTGCTGGAGTAATCAACACCAAAGGCAATGTCCTTGGTTTAATGCCTCATCCAGAAAGAGCTTCAGAGAGTGAATACGGATCTGTTGATGGAAAAAGAATTTTCGAATCAATATTTAGAGCCCTTGAAGAACGTAACGGAAAATAA
- a CDS encoding NADH-quinone oxidoreductase subunit A — MNIILFWAQSQPYSEQLSSVAFIFQFLAALAVAVGMLGVSNLIGQKGRRSKEKDIPYECGKDPIGPQAPRFSVKFYMVAMLFILFDIETIFFFVWAVSYKDLLSKGWGALLVILFFLLILGVGFIYEIRKKALDWTQKG; from the coding sequence ATGAATATCATTTTGTTTTGGGCACAATCGCAACCTTATTCTGAGCAGCTAAGCTCAGTGGCGTTTATTTTTCAATTCTTGGCTGCACTCGCTGTCGCTGTGGGCATGCTTGGAGTTTCCAACCTGATCGGTCAAAAAGGCAGAAGGTCAAAAGAAAAAGACATTCCTTACGAATGCGGGAAAGATCCTATTGGTCCCCAAGCTCCCCGGTTTTCCGTCAAATTTTACATGGTTGCGATGCTTTTCATTCTTTTTGACATCGAAACTATTTTTTTCTTCGTTTGGGCTGTTTCCTACAAGGACCTCCTCTCCAAGGGATGGGGAGCATTGCTGGTCATTCTTTTTTTCCTCCTTATCCTTGGGGTGGGCTTTATTTATGAGATCCGGAAAAAAGCCTTGGATTGGACTCAAAAAGGATAA
- a CDS encoding DUF883 family protein, producing MMNEFVSREKLINDIKAVLHDADVLVKSTAGDIGEKTKDAIDRLNSKLNSLRDYLSNSEDWLVDKTKERVKSTDEIIRKNPYQSIGISLLVGIAIGIILGRK from the coding sequence ATGATGAATGAATTTGTGAGCAGGGAAAAATTAATCAATGATATCAAGGCTGTCCTTCATGATGCAGATGTCCTTGTTAAATCTACGGCAGGAGATATAGGTGAAAAGACAAAAGATGCCATTGATCGATTGAACTCAAAACTTAATTCTTTAAGGGACTATCTAAGCAATTCTGAAGATTGGCTTGTTGATAAAACTAAAGAAAGGGTTAAAAGCACTGATGAGATCATTCGCAAAAATCCTTACCAATCGATTGGTATTTCCTTGCTTGTAGGGATAGCCATTGGGATTATCCTTGGTCGAAAATAA